GATCCTTATCGGAGAAGCCAGGGAGCGGATGGCGCAGGAACTGGGAAGCCTCACCGACACACGTATGGCAACAACCCTGGACGAAGCGGTTGAGCTTGCAGCACAGCTTACGGAGCCCGGCGGCGTGGTCCTTTTTTCGCCGGCCTGCTCCAGTTTCGATATGTTCCGTGACTACGAAGAACGGGCCCGGCGTTTTCGCGACGCCGTCAATGCCCTCGGCACCGGAGAGCGTCCTTGAAGCTGAACTTCGACCTGAAAAAAATCGAACGCTATGACTTGGTCATCCTCCTCATGGCGGTCGCCCTCACCTGCTTCGGTGTGGTAATGGTCTACTCGGCTTCGTCTGTCATGGCCACCAAAAAGTTCCATGACGGGTTCTACTTCCTGAAGCGCCAGGGAATCTACGCGCTGATGGGTTTCGCGGTCATGGTTGTCGCCATGCGGATCGACTACCGCCAGTGGCGCGAGTATGCGGTCCCGATTCTCCTCGGCTGCCTGTTGCTGCTGCTGCTGGTCTTTATTCCGGGCATTGGCGGCGCAGCGAAGGGGGCGTCCCGCTGGATCCGGTTCCCGGGCTTCAACTTTCAGCCGTCGGAGCTGGCAAAGATAGCGCTGATAATGTACATGGCGTATTCCCTCGACAAAAAACAGGAGAAGGTGAAATTTTTCTCCACCGGATTCGCTCCTTACATGGTGCTTCTGGCCGTGCTCCTGGCGATTCTGCTCAAACAGCACGACCTCGGCGCCGCCCTGACCATGGGGGGCGTGGCCATCATCATGCTTTTTGCCGCCGGTACACGCCCCCGTTACATTCTCGGGATGGTGGTGCTGGCGTTGCCGTTTCTCTATTTTCTGGTCATGAACGTGGATTACCGGCGCCGTCGCATCCTTGCCTATCTGAACCCGTGGGAGGATCCGACCAATACCGGCTTCCAGATTATCCAGTCGTGGCTTGCCTTCGGTAACGGCGGCGTCATCGGCCAGGGGCTCGGCGAGGGGAAGCAGAAGATGTTCTATCTCCCAGAGGCCCATACCGACTTTATCCTTTCGGTGGTGGGAGAGGAGCTTGGGCTCATCGGCGTCATCGTCATTGCGGCCATGTTCCTGATGCTCGTGCTTCGTGGGGTTCGGGTGGCACTCATGTCCGAGGACCCCTTCGGCCGTTTTCTAGCCTTCGGGATTGTGACGTTGCTCGGCATCCAGGCATTCGTAAACATGGGGGTGGTAACGGGGCTCCTGCCCACGAAAGGGCTGGCGCTTCCGTTCATCAGCTACGGCGGTAGTTCCCTTATAGTAACTCTTTTCGCGGTGGGGATTCTCCTCAACGTGTCGACACGGATGAAGGGGACGCCATGAGACTTCTGATTGCAGGAGGCGGGACCGGCGGGCATCTTTTCCCCGGCATTGCGGTGGCCGAGGAATTCCTTGCCCGCAAGAAAGGGAATGAGGTCCTGTTTGTGGGGACCTGGAAGGGAATAGAGGCGCGGGTCCTTCCCAAGCTCGGTTACCGGCTCGAATGCATAACCGCCGCCGGCATCCGCGGCAAGGGGAATGTAGCCCGGGCCAAAGGGATTGCCAAATTTCTCTACGGATATGCCCAGTCCAGGAAAATTCTCAAAGAATTCAAGCCGGACATGGTTCTCGGGGTAGGGGGGTATGCTTCTGCGCCGGCGCTGCTGGCTGCCCGGGGGATGCAGATTCCGCGGTTCATCCACGAACAGAACGCTATTCCCGGATTCACGAACAAGATGCTGGCCAAGGTGGCCGAACGGGTTTTTATCTCCCTTGAAGAATCGAGCGATTTTTTCCCCGAGGCGCGGACCCTTCTCACGGGTAATCCGCTTCGCCGCCAGATACTTGAGCAGGTTGCCTTGGCTCCACTACAGGAGCGGAGCGACGACGCCTTTCATCTACTGGTGTTCGGAGGCAGTTCCGGCGCCCACCGGATCAATGTGACCATGGGGGAAGCGCTCCAGTTTTTGCAGGATATGAAAGGGCGCCTGAGAGTGACTCACCAGACCGGTGAGAATGATCTGGAGGATGTGACCGCCGTCTACGAAGAGCAGGGGGTCAGCGCCGATGTGGTCCCCTTTATCGATTCCATGGCGGACGCCTACCGCTGGGCCGATCTGGTAGTCTGCCGGGCAGGGGCCACCACCATCGCCGAAGTGACCGCCTGTGGCAAGCCGTGCATTTTCATCCCGTACCCCCACGCCGTTGACGATCACCAGCGGCGTAATGCCGAGGCGCTGCTGAAATGCGGGGCCGGCTTCGTCATGACCGAGCAGGAGCTTTCGGCAGAGTTGCTGGCGAAGGCCATCAGGGAGCTTATGAACGACCCTGCGCAGCTCAAAGCAGTCGGCGAAGCTGCCCAGGGGCTTGCACGGCTTGATGCGGCGCAGGTGATAGTTGACGAAATGATAACCATAAAGAGGGAAATGAAATAATATGTACGGGAAAATAGAGAGAATACACTTTGTGGGCATCGGCGGCATCGGCATGAGCGGTATTGCCGAGGTGCTCCTGAACCTGGGGTACAAGGTTTCCGGCTCAGACCTGAGGCAGTCCGACACCACTGACCGCCTTGCGTCTCTCGGCGGGGAGATATACTTCGGTCACGCCCGCGAGAATATCACCGCCGTCGACGTGGTGGTTACCTCAACGGCGGTCCATGACGACAACCCCGAGGTGGTGGAGGCCAAGCGGCGGATGATTCCGGTAATTCCACGGGCCGAGATGCTGGCAGAGCTGATGCGGATGAAGTACGGCATTGCCATCGCCGGCACCCACGGGAAGACCACTACCACCTCCATGGTGGCTACGGTCCTTACCCACGGCGGCATAGACCCCACAATCGTCATCGGCGGCAAGCTCAACACCCTCGGCACCAACGCCAAGCTCGGCCAGGGGCAGTTCCTGGTGGCGGAGGCCGACGAGTCCGACGGCTCGTTCCTGAAGCTCTCACCCACCATTGCCGTGGTGACCAACATCGATGCCGATCACCTGGACTTCTACACCGGCGGAATCGAGCAGATAAAGGACACCTTCGTCGATTTCATCAACAAGATCCCCTTCTACGGCCTTGCGGTTCTTTGCCTTGAAGATCGAAACGTTGCCGAAATCCTGCCGCGGGTGAAGAAGCGGTTCGTTACCTACGGCCTTTCCTCGCAGGCTGACATCAGGGCTACCCATGTCCGCCTCGAAGGGGGAACCACTTCATTTGTCGCCCACTACAAGGGATATCGGATGGGAGAGATTTCCTTTTCCATGCCCGGAGCCCACAACGTGCTCAATGCCCTGGCGTGCATCGCCGTTGCCATGGAACTGGACGTCCCCTTCACCCAGATCCAGGAAGGGTTTGCCACGTTCGGCGGCGTTGGCCGGCGCTTCCAGGTTAAAGGCGAGGTGAACGGCATCACTGTGGTTGACGACTATGGGCATCATCCGGCCGAAATCCGGGCAACCCTGGCGGCCGGCAAGGGGGGGTGGCCCGACCGGCGGCTCGTGGTGGCCTTCCAGCCCCACCGGTTCAGCCGGACCAAAGAACTGTTCGCTGAATTCGTTACCTGCTTCTACGATGCCGATGTGCTTGTGCTAACCGACATTTACCCGGCCGGGGAGCCCCCCATCGAGGGGGTGACGGCGGAGCGGCTCGCCGAGGAGATCCGCAAGCACGGCCAGCGGGATGTGACGTACGTTGCCGACAGGGAAGAGCTGCCGGGCCACCTGCTTAAAGTCGTACAGCCTGGCGACATCGTGCTTACCCTTGGCGCGGGCAATATCTGGCAGACCGGCGAGGCGCTGCTCCGTAAAATGGGAGCATCCGAGGGTTAGTCCTTTGAATGACGATCTTTATGGCGCTTTGAGCGAGCGATTGAAGGGGGCGATTCTCCGGGACGAGCCGATGGCCCGCCATACGTCGCTGAAGGTGGGTGGGCCGGCCGATTTTTTCGTTGTCCCGGCTGACCGGGGCGACCTGGATACACTTCTTGCTCTTCTGGCTGAAACCGCTACCCCCCATTTTGTGGTTGGCGGTGGGTACAATCTTCTGGTCCGTGACGGGGGGGTCCGGGGAGTTGTTGTCTCCCTCGAACGCTTCAGAGAGTTGGCGCACCTTCCCGGCGGGAAGGTTTCGGCCGGGGCAGGGGTAACCAACCAGATGCTCGTGGGATATCTGAGGGAGCGGGGGCTTGGCGGCCTGGAATTCCTCTGCGGGATACCGGGCACGATCGGAGGAGCCCTTGCCATGAACGCCGGCGCCCAGGGGGGAGCGATTCTCGATCATGTGGAAGAGCTGACTACCGTTCGGGACGGGGCGTTCCGGCAGGTACGGCGCGACGAACTTGAGTATGGCTACCGGCATGTGCGGCTTGCACCCGGAGAGATCATCGCCGGGGCGACTTTCCGGTTGGAACCGGACGATCCTGATAAAATCGGTGAACGTATCGCCGGTTACCTGGCGCACCGGGCTGAAAGTCAAAAAGTTGGCTATCCCAACGCCGGCTCATTCTTCAAGAACCCTGAGGGGGGGGCGGCCTGGCGGTTAATCGACGGGGCAGGGCTCCGAGGGACTCGGATAGGGGGGGCGCAGGTGTCGGAGGTACACGCCAATTTCCTGATAAATCGCGGAGATGCGACGGCGGCCGATTTTCTTGCCCTGGCGGCGCTGATAAAGGATGAAGTAAGGCGGAATACCGGCATATCTCTTGAAGAAGAGGTCAGGATTATTGGTGAAGGGTGATTAAGGAGATGCTTCCAAGGAGCGCGCAGGCGGGAAGACGATGACCAACGATGAACTGAAAACCAAGAAGATCGGCGTACTTATGGGTGGGCTTTCCGCAGAGCGGGAGGTATCCCTATCCAGCGGGGCCGCGGTACACAAGGCGCTTCTGGCCCGGGGATATGACGCCATTGCCATTGACGTTGACCGGGATTTGCCGCAGGCGCTGGTCCGTGAGTGGATCGACGTTGCCTTCATCTGCCTCCACGGCCGCTACGGTGAAGACGGGGCGGTCCAGGGAGTCCTGGAGTTGATGGGAATTCCCTATACCGGATCGGGAGTTCTTGCCAGCGCCCTGGCCATGAATAAAATCTTTGCCAAACAGGCCTTTGCCGCCGCTGGTCTGACAATCACCCCCCATCGGGTGCTCGTGCGTGGCGAAACCGTCGATCCCATGGCTGCCGGCCTCGGCTTCCCCGTGGTGGTGAAGCCTTCCCAGGAGGGATCGTCGGTTGGCGTGAGCATCGTGAAGAAGGCGGAAGAACTCCCCGCCGCCCTGGAGAGCGCGTTCCGCTACGACAACGAGGTGCTGGTGGAGAAGTTCGTCAAGGGACGGGAGATCCAGGTGGGGATCCTTGACGACCGGGCCATGGGAGCCATCGAGATTGTGCCGAAGAAGGAGTTCTACGACTTCGAGGCCAAGTACACCGACGGCATGGCGGAACATATCTGCCCGCCGGTTCTCCCTGCCGACCTGTACCGCAAGCTCCTTGCCGAAGGGGAAAAAGCCCACCGCGCCCTGGGTTGCGCCGGCTACAGCCGTGTCGATTTCCTGGTGACCGAAGAGGGGGAGTGTTATCTTCTCGAAGTGAACACCCTGCCGGGGATGACAACCTTGAGCCTCCTGCCGGAGATAGCCCAGAAGGAGGCGGGGATCGGTTTCGAAGAGCTGGCGGAGCGGATTTTGATTTCAGCTTCACTGAAAATTCAGGGACCTGGGACCGGAGACCGGGCACAGGGATCAAAAACAGAATAGGAATTTCAGGGGTAACGCTGGACGTGGAACTGGTCGTTTGCTTTTGCCGGTCCCTGGTCCCCGATGGCCGAATTCATGCGCGACTTGCACGTAAAAACTCGAATACTGCCGCCACAAAAAAGCCGCAACCGGGTGAAGAGGGAGCGAAAGCCCATCAACTGGCGCCCGTTCATCACCTGGGGAATGCGCATCGTGTTCGGTGTGGTGGTTGTTGCAGTCGTTGGGATTGGCGGCTACGAGGGATACAGGTTTGCTTCACAGTACGAGATGGCCGTGTTGCAGGTGGAGGCCATCGAGGTGTCGAAACTCAGGCACCTGACCCGTGGCGAGGTGGTTGAGCTGACCGGGGTGAGACCCGGCGATTCCATGCTCAGCCTGCGTTTGAGCCGTATCGGCGAGCAGTTGTCAAAGAATCCCTGGGTCGAGACTGTGCAGGTGCGCCGCTATTTCCCCCACACGCTCAGCGTCGCTGTGGTGGAGCGGGAGCCGGTGGCCGTGGTCAATATGGGGTTCCTCTACTACATGGATGCGAAGGGCGAAGTATTCAAGCCCCTCACCCAGGGTGACAGCCTCAATTTCCCGGTCATAACCGGTATTGCCGAAGAAGATCTGGCCCGGGACCCCAAGGGTACGAAGGAACTTTTGACCGGTGCCGTGGCCCTCATGGACATCTTGAAGAAAGGGCGGCATTTTACCCTGGCCGATGTTTCGGAGATTCACATCGACAAGGGATTCGGCCTGACCCTCTTCACTGCTGATGGCGGCGTCCCGGTGCGGCTCGGCAAAGAAGGTTACGATACTAAGCTGGCCCGTTTTGCCATGGTTTACGGGGAACTGAAAGAACAGCTGGTAGCTGTGGAGTACATCGACTGCGACTACCAGGACAAGATTATCGTCAAAAAAGGATAACGCGGGGAAGGGAGATACACTATGTCGGCACGAAGGGATAACCTGATCGTTGGACTCGATATCGGTACAACGAAAATCTGTGCCATCGTCGGTAATGTCACCGAGGACGGTATCGACATCGTTGGAATCGGGAGCAGCCCGTCGCGCGGAATGCGCAAGGGTGTAGTGATAAACATCGAGAGCACCGTTGAGTCGATCAAGAAGGCGGTCTCAGAGGCTGAGCTCATGGCCGGCTGCGAGATCCGCTCTGTCTATGCCGGCATAGCCGGGGGGCACATCAAGGGTTTTAACTCCCAGGGGGTCATCGCCATCAAGAACCGCGAAGTCACCTCGGAGGACGTGAAGCGGGTTATTGATGCGGCCAAGGCAATAGCAATCCCCATGGACCGTGAAGTTATCCATATCCTTCCCCAGGAATTCATCATTGACGATCAGGACGGCATCCGCGAGCCCCTAGGCATGAGCGGCGTCAGGCTCGAAGCCAGGGTTCACATCGTTACCGGCGCTGTTGCAAGCGCCCAAAATATCGTGAAGGCGTGCAACCGCGCGGGGCTCGACGTAGCTGATATCGTCCTCGAGCAGTTGGCCTCCTCCGAGGCGGTCCTCTCGTCCGACGAGAAGGAGCTTGGGGTTGCCCTCGTCGACATCGGTGGAGGCACCACCGATATCGCCATCTTCGTTGACGGCGCCATCAAGCACACCTCGGTCCTGTCGCTGGGGGGGAACCATCTGACCAACGACATTGCCGTGGGGCTCCGGACTCCCATGGCCGAGGCGGAGAAGATCAAGCAGAAGTACGGCTGCTGCATGGCGTCGCTGGTGGGCAAGGAAGAGACCATCGAGGTGCCGAGCGTGGGTGGCCGCAAGCCGCGGGTCCTTTCCCGCCAGCTCCTGGCCGAAATACTGGAACCCCGGGTGGAGGAAATCTTTACCCTGGTGAACCGGGAGATACTGAAATCCGGCTTTGAGGATATGATTGCCTCTGGCGTGGTTATCACGGGTGGTACCACCATCCTGGAAGGGATGCCGGAGTTGGCCGAGCAGGTATTCAACCTGCCCGTGCGCCGCGGCATGCCCCAGCAGATCGGCGGCCTGGTGGATGTGGTCAATTCGCCGGTCTATGCAACAGGCGTAGGGCTCGTGGTCTATGGGAGCAAGAATGTAGGAATCCGCGAATTCCCAACGGCCCAGACCGACGAGAACCTCTTCCGGCGGGTTTCCCGGCGGATGAAGGAGTGGTTCGGGGAATTCTTCTAGGCCAGGCGGCAGTAAATGCCTTAAATATTTTATTCATACGTTCATGTTCTGTTTTGAATTGCAATGACAACCAAACACACACAGAAAGGGAAAAGGGGGTAGGGTATGTTCGAATTCGACGAAAACATCGATCAGTGTGCGAAGATCAAGGTCATCGGCGTCGGCGGCAGCGGGGGGAACGCAGTCAATACAATGATCGCCAGCCAGGTGGGGGGAGTTGACTTCGCCGTGGCCAACACTGACGTGCAGGCCCTGCGTATTTCCAAGGCTCCGATAAAGATTCAGATTGGCCGTCAGCTCACCAAGGGGCTCGGCGCAGGCGCTGATCCGACACGGGGGCGCGAGGCGGCCCTGGAGGACCGGGAGCAACTGGCCGAAATCCTTAAGGGCGCGGACATGATTTTCATCGCAGCCGGCATGGGGGGCGGCACCGGAACCGGCGCCGCTCCGGTTATCGCCGAAGTTGCGAAAGAGGCCGGCGCCCTTACGGTGGGCGTTGTCACCAAGCCGTTTTCCCGCGAGGGGAAGCAGCGCCTTTCCAAGGCCGATGACGGCATCCGGGAGCTCAAGAAGCACGTGGATTCCCTCATCGTAATCCCCAATGACCGTCTTATCGGGCTTGCCGGCAAGTCCATGTCCATCCTCGATGCCTTCAAGCCTTCCGACGATGTGCTCCGCCAGGCGGTTCAGGGGATCTCGGACCTCATTACCACCAGCGGTTTCATCAACGTGGACTTCGCCGACGTGAAAGCCATCATGAGCGAGCGCGGCATGGCCATGATGGGTATCGGCGTCGCCGCCGGCGAGAACCGCGCCGTGGAGGCCGCGCTGAAAGCCATTTCCAGCCCGCTGCTGGAGGATGTGGATATTTCCGGCGCCAAAGGGGTTCTGGTGAACATCTCCGGGTCATCTTCCATGACCATGGATGAGTTTGAGGCGGTGAACCGGACCATTCACGAGAAGGTCCACGAGGATGCCAACATCATCATCGGTGTCACCATTGATGAGGAGCTGGCCGATGAGCTGAAGGTTACCGCCATCGCAACCGGTTTTGGCGACCGGTTCGATGTGGAGAAGCAGCGCCAGGAACTCAAGAGCGTCAACCCCATCTCTCCCCGCCAGGAAGTGAACCGTGAGATTCCCACGTTCATTCGTGAAAAACAGCAGCGCGAACCTTCCTACAACCGTCAGAAGGGGTTCTTCACCGAGGAGGACGATCAGTACGACATTCCGACCTTTCTGAGAAAGTCAGTCGATTAGTTTTAATAGGGGCGCCGTGGGGCCTTACCCTCCCCACGGCCGCCCCGCACCCTTGGATTAACGTCATTGCATGCCATTTCCCGGCACCCCCACTAACCCCCTCCAGGGGGTGCCGGGCCTTTTTTCCCCTTTCTGAATCGTCCCCCCCCGTGGTAACCTCAATCAATGTCATGGAAAATCATTGAAAAATACCGCCGCCTCCTGGAGCAGGAAGAAGGGAGCACCCCCAAGCGCCGCGGCGGCAAGCTGACGGTCTGCCTCGTCTACCCGAACCGGTACTCGGTGGCCATGAGCAATCTCGGCTTCCAGGCGGTCCATGCGCTGCTGAATGCCGAGCCCGACATTCTCTGCGAGCGGGCCTTTCTCCCCGACCCCGACGATCTGCGGGAATATCGCCGCAGCGGCACCAGCCTCCTTTCACTGGAGTCCCAGGAGCCCCTTTCATCCTTCGATATAGTTGCCTTTTCGGTCTCTTTCGAGAGCGATTACCTGAATATTCCCGTCATTTTCGATCTGGCCTCCATACCTGCACTTGCTGCGGAGAGGACGGCCTCCCATCCCCTCGTCATGGGGGGAGGAGCAGCCCTTTTCCTGAACCCGGAACCGGTGGCCGACTTCATGGACTTTATCTGTGTCGGGGAGGCTGAGGCGATTTTGCCGCCGCTTCTGGACCGCATCCGCTCGGAGGGGACCGGTGACCGCGGTTCGTTCCTCGCGGGCGCTGCGGCGCTTCCCGGCATCTACGTTCCCTCACTATATGAGATGGAGTACGACGGCCCACGGGTGGTGTCGCGGCGGGCCCTTTGCGGGGCGCCGGAGCAGGTGGCGCGGTCCTGGATGGCCGACCCGGACGGCCGGGCCACCGTGTCGGAGATTTTGACCCCCGGCACCGA
The nucleotide sequence above comes from Geobacter benzoatilyticus. Encoded proteins:
- the murC gene encoding UDP-N-acetylmuramate--L-alanine ligase; protein product: MYGKIERIHFVGIGGIGMSGIAEVLLNLGYKVSGSDLRQSDTTDRLASLGGEIYFGHARENITAVDVVVTSTAVHDDNPEVVEAKRRMIPVIPRAEMLAELMRMKYGIAIAGTHGKTTTTSMVATVLTHGGIDPTIVIGGKLNTLGTNAKLGQGQFLVAEADESDGSFLKLSPTIAVVTNIDADHLDFYTGGIEQIKDTFVDFINKIPFYGLAVLCLEDRNVAEILPRVKKRFVTYGLSSQADIRATHVRLEGGTTSFVAHYKGYRMGEISFSMPGAHNVLNALACIAVAMELDVPFTQIQEGFATFGGVGRRFQVKGEVNGITVVDDYGHHPAEIRATLAAGKGGWPDRRLVVAFQPHRFSRTKELFAEFVTCFYDADVLVLTDIYPAGEPPIEGVTAERLAEEIRKHGQRDVTYVADREELPGHLLKVVQPGDIVLTLGAGNIWQTGEALLRKMGASEG
- a CDS encoding D-alanine--D-alanine ligase; this translates as MTNDELKTKKIGVLMGGLSAEREVSLSSGAAVHKALLARGYDAIAIDVDRDLPQALVREWIDVAFICLHGRYGEDGAVQGVLELMGIPYTGSGVLASALAMNKIFAKQAFAAAGLTITPHRVLVRGETVDPMAAGLGFPVVVKPSQEGSSVGVSIVKKAEELPAALESAFRYDNEVLVEKFVKGREIQVGILDDRAMGAIEIVPKKEFYDFEAKYTDGMAEHICPPVLPADLYRKLLAEGEKAHRALGCAGYSRVDFLVTEEGECYLLEVNTLPGMTTLSLLPEIAQKEAGIGFEELAERILISASLKIQGPGTGDRAQGSKTE
- the ftsW gene encoding putative lipid II flippase FtsW; translation: MKLNFDLKKIERYDLVILLMAVALTCFGVVMVYSASSVMATKKFHDGFYFLKRQGIYALMGFAVMVVAMRIDYRQWREYAVPILLGCLLLLLLVFIPGIGGAAKGASRWIRFPGFNFQPSELAKIALIMYMAYSLDKKQEKVKFFSTGFAPYMVLLAVLLAILLKQHDLGAALTMGGVAIIMLFAAGTRPRYILGMVVLALPFLYFLVMNVDYRRRRILAYLNPWEDPTNTGFQIIQSWLAFGNGGVIGQGLGEGKQKMFYLPEAHTDFILSVVGEELGLIGVIVIAAMFLMLVLRGVRVALMSEDPFGRFLAFGIVTLLGIQAFVNMGVVTGLLPTKGLALPFISYGGSSLIVTLFAVGILLNVSTRMKGTP
- a CDS encoding cell division protein FtsQ/DivIB; this translates as MRDLHVKTRILPPQKSRNRVKRERKPINWRPFITWGMRIVFGVVVVAVVGIGGYEGYRFASQYEMAVLQVEAIEVSKLRHLTRGEVVELTGVRPGDSMLSLRLSRIGEQLSKNPWVETVQVRRYFPHTLSVAVVEREPVAVVNMGFLYYMDAKGEVFKPLTQGDSLNFPVITGIAEEDLARDPKGTKELLTGAVALMDILKKGRHFTLADVSEIHIDKGFGLTLFTADGGVPVRLGKEGYDTKLARFAMVYGELKEQLVAVEYIDCDYQDKIIVKKG
- the ftsA gene encoding cell division protein FtsA, with the protein product MSARRDNLIVGLDIGTTKICAIVGNVTEDGIDIVGIGSSPSRGMRKGVVINIESTVESIKKAVSEAELMAGCEIRSVYAGIAGGHIKGFNSQGVIAIKNREVTSEDVKRVIDAAKAIAIPMDREVIHILPQEFIIDDQDGIREPLGMSGVRLEARVHIVTGAVASAQNIVKACNRAGLDVADIVLEQLASSEAVLSSDEKELGVALVDIGGGTTDIAIFVDGAIKHTSVLSLGGNHLTNDIAVGLRTPMAEAEKIKQKYGCCMASLVGKEETIEVPSVGGRKPRVLSRQLLAEILEPRVEEIFTLVNREILKSGFEDMIASGVVITGGTTILEGMPELAEQVFNLPVRRGMPQQIGGLVDVVNSPVYATGVGLVVYGSKNVGIREFPTAQTDENLFRRVSRRMKEWFGEFF
- the murG gene encoding undecaprenyldiphospho-muramoylpentapeptide beta-N-acetylglucosaminyltransferase; amino-acid sequence: MRLLIAGGGTGGHLFPGIAVAEEFLARKKGNEVLFVGTWKGIEARVLPKLGYRLECITAAGIRGKGNVARAKGIAKFLYGYAQSRKILKEFKPDMVLGVGGYASAPALLAARGMQIPRFIHEQNAIPGFTNKMLAKVAERVFISLEESSDFFPEARTLLTGNPLRRQILEQVALAPLQERSDDAFHLLVFGGSSGAHRINVTMGEALQFLQDMKGRLRVTHQTGENDLEDVTAVYEEQGVSADVVPFIDSMADAYRWADLVVCRAGATTIAEVTACGKPCIFIPYPHAVDDHQRRNAEALLKCGAGFVMTEQELSAELLAKAIRELMNDPAQLKAVGEAAQGLARLDAAQVIVDEMITIKREMK
- the ftsZ gene encoding cell division protein FtsZ — its product is MFEFDENIDQCAKIKVIGVGGSGGNAVNTMIASQVGGVDFAVANTDVQALRISKAPIKIQIGRQLTKGLGAGADPTRGREAALEDREQLAEILKGADMIFIAAGMGGGTGTGAAPVIAEVAKEAGALTVGVVTKPFSREGKQRLSKADDGIRELKKHVDSLIVIPNDRLIGLAGKSMSILDAFKPSDDVLRQAVQGISDLITTSGFINVDFADVKAIMSERGMAMMGIGVAAGENRAVEAALKAISSPLLEDVDISGAKGVLVNISGSSSMTMDEFEAVNRTIHEKVHEDANIIIGVTIDEELADELKVTAIATGFGDRFDVEKQRQELKSVNPISPRQEVNREIPTFIREKQQREPSYNRQKGFFTEEDDQYDIPTFLRKSVD
- the murB gene encoding UDP-N-acetylmuramate dehydrogenase; this translates as MNDDLYGALSERLKGAILRDEPMARHTSLKVGGPADFFVVPADRGDLDTLLALLAETATPHFVVGGGYNLLVRDGGVRGVVVSLERFRELAHLPGGKVSAGAGVTNQMLVGYLRERGLGGLEFLCGIPGTIGGALAMNAGAQGGAILDHVEELTTVRDGAFRQVRRDELEYGYRHVRLAPGEIIAGATFRLEPDDPDKIGERIAGYLAHRAESQKVGYPNAGSFFKNPEGGAAWRLIDGAGLRGTRIGGAQVSEVHANFLINRGDATAADFLALAALIKDEVRRNTGISLEEEVRIIGEG